A window of Bos taurus isolate L1 Dominette 01449 registration number 42190680 breed Hereford chromosome 19, ARS-UCD2.0, whole genome shotgun sequence contains these coding sequences:
- the ZNHIT3 gene encoding zinc finger HIT domain-containing protein 3 isoform X2: MSSLSCGTAVCVVCLEKPKYRCPACRVPYCSLPCFRKHKEQCRPAAGPVEKKIRSALTAKTKKPVENEGSLDDDDSVADFLNSDEEEDRVSLQNLKNLGESAALRSLLLNPHLRQLMVDLDQADDKAKLMRACMQEPLFVEFADCCLSIVEPSQNEDP; the protein is encoded by the exons ATGTCGTCGCTCAGCTGCGGTACCGCTGTCTGCGTTGTCTGTTTGGAGAAACCCAAATACCGCTGCCCCGCCTGCCGCGTGCCCTA CTGCTCCTTGCCCTGCTTCCGGAAGCACAAAG AGCAGTGCAGGCCTGCAGCTGGTCCTGTcgagaaaaaaataagatcagcTCTGACtgcaaaaactaaaaagcctgtgGAAAACGAAG GTTCCTTAGATGATGATGACTCTGTGGCTGATTTTCTCAATAGTGATGAGGAAGAGGACAGAGTGTCTTTGCAGAATTTAAAGAATTTAG GGGAGTCTGCAGCACTGAGGAGCTTACTGCTCAATCCACACCTCAGACAGCTGATGGTCGACCTCGATCAGGCGGACGACAAGGCCAAGCTTATGCGAGCCTGCATGCAGGAGCCCTTGTTTGTGGAGTTTGCTGACTGCTGCTTGAGTATCGTGGAGCCGTCTCAGAACGAGGATCCTTAA
- the ZNHIT3 gene encoding zinc finger HIT domain-containing protein 3 isoform X3, with translation MSSLSCGTAVCVVCLEKPKYRCPACRVPYCSLPCFRKHKEQCRPAAGPVEKKIRSALTAKTKKPVENEGSLDDDDSVADFLNSDEEEDRVSLQNLKNLGKNTGMGSHSLLQGIFLTQGSNPHLVCLLRWQVDSLPLPPPGKPHLM, from the exons ATGTCGTCGCTCAGCTGCGGTACCGCTGTCTGCGTTGTCTGTTTGGAGAAACCCAAATACCGCTGCCCCGCCTGCCGCGTGCCCTA CTGCTCCTTGCCCTGCTTCCGGAAGCACAAAG AGCAGTGCAGGCCTGCAGCTGGTCCTGTcgagaaaaaaataagatcagcTCTGACtgcaaaaactaaaaagcctgtgGAAAACGAAG GTTCCTTAGATGATGATGACTCTGTGGCTGATTTTCTCAATAGTGATGAGGAAGAGGACAGAGTGTCTTTGCAGAATTTAAAGAATTTAG gcaagaatactggaatgggtagccattcccttctccaggggatcttcctgacccagggatcgaacccacatctcgtgtgtctcctgcgttggcaggtggattctctaccactaccgccacctgggaagccccacctcatgtga
- the ZNHIT3 gene encoding zinc finger HIT domain-containing protein 3 isoform X1: protein MSSLSCGTAVCVVCLEKPKYRCPACRVPYCSLPCFRKHKEQCRPAAGPVEKKIRSALTAKTKKPVENEGSLDDDDSVADFLNSDEEEDRVSLQNLKNLGKFAGESAALRSLLLNPHLRQLMVDLDQADDKAKLMRACMQEPLFVEFADCCLSIVEPSQNEDP, encoded by the exons ATGTCGTCGCTCAGCTGCGGTACCGCTGTCTGCGTTGTCTGTTTGGAGAAACCCAAATACCGCTGCCCCGCCTGCCGCGTGCCCTA CTGCTCCTTGCCCTGCTTCCGGAAGCACAAAG AGCAGTGCAGGCCTGCAGCTGGTCCTGTcgagaaaaaaataagatcagcTCTGACtgcaaaaactaaaaagcctgtgGAAAACGAAG GTTCCTTAGATGATGATGACTCTGTGGCTGATTTTCTCAATAGTGATGAGGAAGAGGACAGAGTGTCTTTGCAGAATTTAAAGAATTTAGGTAAGTTTGCAG GGGAGTCTGCAGCACTGAGGAGCTTACTGCTCAATCCACACCTCAGACAGCTGATGGTCGACCTCGATCAGGCGGACGACAAGGCCAAGCTTATGCGAGCCTGCATGCAGGAGCCCTTGTTTGTGGAGTTTGCTGACTGCTGCTTGAGTATCGTGGAGCCGTCTCAGAACGAGGATCCTTAA
- the ZNHIT3 gene encoding zinc finger HIT domain-containing protein 3, with the protein MSSLSCGTAVCVVCLEKPKYRCPACRVPYCSLPCFRKHKAPPLQQLPVCPLRLGACCCFIEQCRPAAGPVEKKIRSALTAKTKKPVENEGSLDDDDSVADFLNSDEEEDRVSLQNLKNLGESAALRSLLLNPHLRQLMVDLDQADDKAKLMRACMQEPLFVEFADCCLSIVEPSQNEDP; encoded by the exons ATGTCGTCGCTCAGCTGCGGTACCGCTGTCTGCGTTGTCTGTTTGGAGAAACCCAAATACCGCTGCCCCGCCTGCCGCGTGCCCTA CTGCTCCTTGCCCTGCTTCCGGAAGCACAAAG cccctcccctgcagCAACTACCAGTCTGTCCTCTGCGTCTGGGAGCGTGCTGCTGCTTCATAG AGCAGTGCAGGCCTGCAGCTGGTCCTGTcgagaaaaaaataagatcagcTCTGACtgcaaaaactaaaaagcctgtgGAAAACGAAG GTTCCTTAGATGATGATGACTCTGTGGCTGATTTTCTCAATAGTGATGAGGAAGAGGACAGAGTGTCTTTGCAGAATTTAAAGAATTTAG GGGAGTCTGCAGCACTGAGGAGCTTACTGCTCAATCCACACCTCAGACAGCTGATGGTCGACCTCGATCAGGCGGACGACAAGGCCAAGCTTATGCGAGCCTGCATGCAGGAGCCCTTGTTTGTGGAGTTTGCTGACTGCTGCTTGAGTATCGTGGAGCCGTCTCAGAACGAGGATCCTTAA